One segment of Acidianus sp. HS-5 DNA contains the following:
- a CDS encoding plasmid regulator, with translation MEDKIEKHKERFTITQIVLIVMAKALGSCCGLEYLSEKTWVDKDELFVSLSRLAKRGIIERKWHKGRAGKERMYCLKYKEEIV, from the coding sequence ATGGAAGATAAGATTGAGAAACATAAGGAACGCTTCACAATCACGCAGATCGTTTTGATAGTAATGGCTAAAGCTCTGGGGAGCTGCTGCGGTTTGGAGTATCTCAGTGAGAAGACGTGGGTAGATAAAGACGAGTTGTTTGTCAGTCTGTCCAGGTTAGCGAAGAGGGGTATAATAGAGAGGAAGTGGCATAAGGGGAGAGCGGGAAAAGAGAGGATGTATTGTCTGAAGTATAAGGAGGAGATAGTATGA
- a CDS encoding type II toxin-antitoxin system RelE/ParE family toxin — protein sequence MTCKKWELKFMMRKVKNIEELADYIVDEFSNVMILRLVKEKLDLLISNPFKVAREKLGKDKYGNLMFSIEVTGDIRILYSVDPKNCIVFIWEIGSHKKVYGP from the coding sequence ATGACATGTAAGAAGTGGGAATTGAAGTTCATGATGAGGAAAGTTAAGAATATTGAAGAGCTGGCTGACTACATCGTAGACGAGTTTTCTAATGTTATGATTTTGAGGTTAGTTAAGGAAAAGTTGGATTTGTTAATATCTAATCCGTTCAAGGTTGCCAGGGAAAAGTTGGGAAAGGATAAGTACGGAAACCTTATGTTTTCCATAGAAGTTACGGGAGATATAAGGATACTTTACAGTGTTGATCCAAAAAACTGTATCGTATTTATTTGGGAGATTGGGTCTCATAAGAAGGTTTACGGTCCTTAG